CAATCATGGCGCCATTATCGGTACATAGTTCCGGACGTGGGTAATATACAGCGCCACCCAGCTTTTCTGCGGTTTGCTGTAACTTGATACGCAGTTGACGATTAGCTCCGACACCACCCGCGATAATTAACCGCTTAATACCGGTTTTCTCCATCGCTCGCTTACATTTGATGGAAAGTGTATCGACAACCGCAGCCTGAAAACCGGCCGCAATATCAGCTTTGTCCTGATCAGCTAAAACGCCCTCTTCCGCACTGTTTAAAATAGTGGTTCGGGTAAAGGTCTTTAAGCCACTGAAACTGAAATCGAGACCCGGGCGATCGGTCATCGGTCGCGGAAATTTAAATCGTGTTGCGTCCCCGGAATCGGCAAGCCGACTCAATTCAGGACCTCCCGGGTATGGCAGATTCATCATCTTTGCAGCCTTATCGAAGGCTTCTCCTGCGGCATCATCCAATGATTCCCCCAAGAGGGTGTATTCACCGATACCATCCACCTGCACCAGCTGAGTGTGGCCACCCGACACCAAGAGAGCAATAAACGGAAATTCCGGAGGGTTATCTTCCAGCATCGGAGCCAACAGATGTCCTTCCATATGATGAACTCCCACCGCAGGAACATCCAACGCCCAGGCCAGAGAACGTCCAAGACAAGCACCGACTAACAGAGCACCCACCAGGCCTGGGCCACGGGTGTATGCAATGCCATCCAGATCGCTCAACTCGGAACCAGCCGCCGCCATAACTTCCCGGATCAGCGGCAGTGACTTACGGATATGATCACGGGAAGCCAGTTCGGGCACTACGCCACCGTACTCGGCATGAACGGCGATCTGCGAGTACACCCGATGTGCCAGCAAACCGCGCTCACTGTCGTACAAGGCAATACCTGTCTCATCACAGGAAGATTCGAGTCCCAACACCCGCATAAATTGACTCCGGAGACACACTAAAAATCAGAAGGAGCGCAATAATACTGCCGCAAAGTACTAAAATCTATGCAGAGGTTTTGCATTCCTCGATCAAAGGCATTAGAATGCCCGCCCTCTGACTGGGGGTCCGTGGTTTTCCCCCACTAAACAAAGAATTTATTACATACACGTAGGTGATTGGATGCCAGCTGTAAAAGTTAAAGAAAACGAGCCGTTCGACGTTGCTCTGCGTCGTTTCAAGCGTTCTTGTGAAAAGGCAGGTGTACTGTCTGAAGTACGTCGTCGCGAGCACTACGAGAAGCCAACATGGGTTCGTAAGCGTAAAGCTGCTGCTGCTGTTAAGCGCCACCTGAAAAAGGTACAGCGCGAACAACGCAAGATGACTCGCCTGTACTAATCAGCGAATCAGTCTCAGGGGATAATATGAGCACACTGGTCACAACCGTTAAAGAATCTGTGAAAGACGCCATGCGCGCCAAAGACAAACCTCGTCTGGGTGCGCTGCGACTGATCACTGCAGAATTTAAAAAGGTTGAAGTGGATGAGCGCATCGAAGTCGATGATGCTCGCGCTCTGACAATCCTCGACAAAATGACGAAGCAACGTCGTGATTCCATTGCTCAATATAAAGATGCAGGTCGCGACGAGCTGGCAGAAGGCGAGCAATACGAGATTGACGTAATCAGCGAGTTTTTGCCGGAAGCCTTGAGCGAAGAAGAGTTGGCCAAACTGGTGGCTGATGCCGTTGCACAGTCCGGTGCTGCAGGAATGCAGGACATGGGCAAAGTTATGGGCATCCTCAAACCACAAGTGCAGGGTCGTGCCGATATGGGCCAGATCAGTCAACTGGTGAAGTCTCAACTGGGCTGATTCCAGCGACAGGCATTTTTGCTACTTCATTTTGTGCCAACGCCATCAATGAGAATTGATGGCGTTTTTGTTTATCTACTCCCTCTGTATTGCCACAAACGGTTTCAGGACAGCTTAGCGCTGCGGCCCACCCCGATAGAAAGCAGGCGAAAAAGCAGCGCTTATACGTTATAACTAGGTATTCACAGACGGTTTTAAATCGCAGTAGAAACAACGTAGATAGTATTTATCCATGGCCGGACGCATCCCCCAAAGTTTCATTGATGACCTGTTATCCCGTGTCGATGTGATCGACGTGGTGGATAGTCGTGTCAAATTGAAGAAGACCGGAAAAAACTACTCCGCCTGCTGCCCGTTTCACAATGAGAACACACCCTCGTTTACCGTCAGCCCTGACAAACAGTTCTACTACTGCTTCGGCTGCGGCGCTACCGGCAGTGCGCTGAAGTTTGTCATGGAATTCGACGGCCTGAGCTTTCCGGATGCGGTGGAGAAGCTTGCTGCCGACGCAAACATGGAAGTACCCCGCGAACAAGTGTCGTTCGAGGCCCGCCAGGAGCAACAACATCAACCACTGTTTGGCCAGATGAACAAGGCAGCCGGGTTCTTCGAGCAAATGCTGCGTAATCATGCGGACAAGGGCAAAGCGATCAGTTACCTGCAGAATCGTGGCCTGTCGGGAAAAGCCGCGAAATTCTTTCAGATAGGTTATGCCCCACCCGGCTGGGATAATCTGCAAAAGCATCTTGCGCCAGACAACAACAAAGAGATCATTAAACAGCTCATTAGCTGCGGCATGTCGATTGAAAAGGACGAACCGGGCAAAGAGTACCGTACCTATGATCGCTTCCGTGATCGTATTATGTTTCCGATTCGTGATGCCCGTGGACGTGTAATAGCCTTTGGTGGGCGTGTTCTCGGTGACGAAAAACCGAAATATCTGAATTCACCGGAAACCCCTATTTTTCAAAAAGGACGGGAGCTGTATGGCTTATATGAAGCACGTAAAATCCGCC
The Saccharospirillaceae bacterium genome window above contains:
- the tsaD gene encoding tRNA (adenosine(37)-N6)-threonylcarbamoyltransferase complex transferase subunit TsaD; this translates as MRVLGLESSCDETGIALYDSERGLLAHRVYSQIAVHAEYGGVVPELASRDHIRKSLPLIREVMAAAGSELSDLDGIAYTRGPGLVGALLVGACLGRSLAWALDVPAVGVHHMEGHLLAPMLEDNPPEFPFIALLVSGGHTQLVQVDGIGEYTLLGESLDDAAGEAFDKAAKMMNLPYPGGPELSRLADSGDATRFKFPRPMTDRPGLDFSFSGLKTFTRTTILNSAEEGVLADQDKADIAAGFQAAVVDTLSIKCKRAMEKTGIKRLIIAGGVGANRQLRIKLQQTAEKLGGAVYYPRPELCTDNGAMIAYAGTQRLLAGEQADLVVSAVPRWPMTELNPVKYTARG
- the rpsU gene encoding 30S ribosomal protein S21; amino-acid sequence: MPAVKVKENEPFDVALRRFKRSCEKAGVLSEVRRREHYEKPTWVRKRKAAAAVKRHLKKVQREQRKMTRLY
- a CDS encoding GatB/YqeY domain-containing protein translates to MSTLVTTVKESVKDAMRAKDKPRLGALRLITAEFKKVEVDERIEVDDARALTILDKMTKQRRDSIAQYKDAGRDELAEGEQYEIDVISEFLPEALSEEELAKLVADAVAQSGAAGMQDMGKVMGILKPQVQGRADMGQISQLVKSQLG